A stretch of the Panicum virgatum strain AP13 chromosome 9N, P.virgatum_v5, whole genome shotgun sequence genome encodes the following:
- the LOC120687483 gene encoding protein FAR1-RELATED SEQUENCE 8-like isoform X1 produces MMEVCMNPGEELDFGGNQEDDDEAGDISPGSKELAAMVEAAAAAEGVDLDDGAAASAAQYGDDRTPRDGMVFKSYEEVLNFYKRYALRTGFGVCVKKSSFTKAGLCRRLVLVCNKWGNGKEDACYQARPTAKTNCQATVVARLWGDGLLHLTDVNLEHNHALNPSAARFLRCYKTLPSGMSKDLVVRAARGECSSAGDIDVPIFDDWGRLKIGEADVVAINSFFAEMQAKLPNSFYVMDFYVEGHLRSILWADSRSRTAYQYFSDAILIDTTCLRNKYQVPLVSFLGVNHHGHLVLLGCGLLSDASTESFLWLFKSWLTCMKGRSPNAVVTDECVAIKVAVREVFPKTRHRISDWHVLRSISEKLGELPEYEAMGTELETVIYDSLNDDEFDARWKDWIDRFGLQDNEWITFLYENRHLWAPAFLKDAFWAGLWTFSQHESPSAFFEDSINSETTLVSFLASYMMLLDKKYKMEQQDDFDSLNSSRVVISKYPMEEQLSRLYTLNMFIKFQDELKATMHCQVQLDGSASSFIVIDLTEPASEMLNKKYEVVHCMAANRMECNCGLFQFSGIICRHALSVLKWQQVYDILPCYVLSRWRNDFKLLHYPDNPSKDLATNNHVERYDYISLQFLRLVEIGMSSDEKYRHAVRLIKDIKETLLDDNLCRDLEQKLTPAERAIVNGDSHTQPGSSEGGPAKKRRGRPPKKSKEISVNSMDSLLVSTDVTQKGAFHSSSTASNLGTHVRTHGVVDLMEEVNPSELSFNSRYGVQSGHPHHFGNQLHAGNTLQFGQPTSAAEHSRVQWVFPNNMYQVNVFCSFFSVNFSDKHIYTDAFVTNVGRPSALWQTDIIAIGLRVYGVCHSGNPVRNPSFGLWSLERRTAAGQPNGVALGMDVETSSNR; encoded by the exons TTCGGGGTCTGCGTCAAGAAGTCCTCCTTCACCAAGGccggcctctgccgccgcctcgtGCTCGTCTGCAACAAGTGGGGGAACGGCAAGGAGGACGCCTGCTACCAGGCCAGGCCGACGGCCAAGACCAACTGCCAGGCCACCGTGGTCGCCAGGCTGTGGGGGGACGGTTTGCTGCACCTGACGGATGTGAACCTTGAGCACAACCACGCGCTGAATCCATCCGCAGCGCGCTTTCTCAGGTGCTACAAGACACTGCCTAGCGGGATGAGCAAAGATCTCGTCGTGAGGGCTGCCAGAGGAGAATGCTCGTCTGCCGGTGACATTGATGTCCCAATATTTGATGACTGGGGAAGGCTTAAGATTGGGGAAGCTGATGTCGTGGCCATCAACAGTTTTTTCGCAGAGATGCAGGCAAAGCTTCCAAACTCCTTCTATGTCATGGATTTTTATGTAGAAGGCCATCTAAGGAGCATTCTCTGGGCTGATTCAAGATCCAGGACAGCATATCAATATTTTAGTGATGCTATTTTGATCGATACAACATGCTTAAGGAACAAGTATCAAGTCCCCCTTGTTTCATTTCTGGGTGTGAATCATCATGGCCATCTTGTATTGTTAGGCTGTGGCTTGCTGTCAGATGCGAGTACAGAGAGCTTCTTATGGTTGTTCAAGTCGTGGTTAACTTGTATGAAAGGACGATCTCCAAATGCTGTAGTTACTGATGAATGTGTGGCAATAAAAGTCGCAGTTCGAGAAGTGTTTCCGAAAACACGCCATAGAATAAGTGATTGGCATGTACTGAGAAGTATTTCAGAAAAATTAGGAGAGTTGCCAGAATATGAAGCAATGGGAACCGAACTGGAGACTGTAATATATGATTCTTTGAATGATGATGAGTTTGATGCAAGGTGGAAGGACTGGATTGATAGATTTGGCCTTCAGGACAATGAATGGATCACCTTTCTGTATGAGAATCGACACTTGTGGGCCCCTGCCTTCCTTAAGGATGCCTTCTGGGCTGGGCTTTGGACTTTTAGCCAGCATGAAAGTCCAAGTGCATTTTTTGAGGATTCAATCAACTCGGAGACCACATTGGTGTCATTCCTTGCCAGCTACATGATGCTTTTGGACAAGAAATACAAAATGGAGCAACAAGATGATTTCGACTCATTAAATAGCAGCAGGGTCGTCATATCAAAGTACCCAATGGAAGAGCAGCTATCCAGATTGTACACCTTGAATATGTTTATAAAGTTCCAGGATGAGCTGAAGGCAACAATGCATTGTCAAGTTCAGCTGGATGGGTCAGCATCTTCTTTTATAGTTATTGATTTGACTGAGCCAGCCAGTGAAATGCTGAATAAAAAGTATGAGGTTGTTCACTGTATGGCGGCAAACAGAATGGAGTGTAACTGTGGTCTATTTCAGTTTAGTGGCATCATTTGTAGGCATGCATTATCTGTGCTTAAATGGCAGCAAGTATATGACATACTCCCTTGTTATGTACTTAGCAGATGGCGGAATGACTTCAAGCTGCTGCACTACCCCGATAATCCATCAAAGGATTTGGCAACAAATAATCATGTTGAGCGTTATGATTATATTTCTTTGCAGTTCCTTCGTCTTGTCGAGATTGGAATGTCATCAGACGAGAAGTATAGGCATGCAGTAAGGCTTATAAAAGACATTAAGGAGACCCTTCTTGATGATAATCTGTGCCGTGATTTGGAGCAGAAACTTACACCAGCTGAACGTGCGATTGTGAATGGTGACAGCCATACACAGCCTGGTTCATCCGAGGGGGGTCCAGCAAAGAAGCGCCGGGGCCGTCCTCCTAAGAAGAGTAAAGAGATAAGCGTGAATTCTATG GACTCATTATTAGTATCAACAGATGTAACTCAGAAGGGTGCTTTTCATTCTTCTTCTACTGCCTCAAACCTTGGCACTCATGTCAGGACACATGGAGTTGTTGATCTCATG GAAGAAGTCAATCCAAGTGAGCTATCATTTAATAGCCGTTATGGGGTGCAATCTGGCCATCCACACCATTTTGGTAACCAGCTGCATGCCGGAAACACTTTGCAG TTTGGCCAACCTACATCAGCAGCAGAGCattctagggtccaatgggtgttTCCTAACAACATGTATCAGGTGAATGTTTTTTGCAGTTTCTTTAGTGTAAACTTTAGTgataaacatatatatactgATGCATTTGTCACAAATGTAGGACGACCAAGTGCCTTATGGCAGACGGACATCATAGCAATTGGACTCAGGGTATATGGGGTTTGCCATTcag GAAACCCGGTGAGGAATCCATCGTTTGGACTTTGGAGTTTGGAGCGCCGCACTGCGGCAGGCCAGCCAAATGGAGTTGCACTTGGGATGGATGTTGAAACTTCATCTAACAGGTAG